The Gopherus evgoodei ecotype Sinaloan lineage unplaced genomic scaffold, rGopEvg1_v1.p scaffold_34_arrow_ctg1, whole genome shotgun sequence genome window below encodes:
- the LOC115641290 gene encoding mitogen-activated protein kinase kinase kinase kinase 1-like, translated as MLSVTPVCGPAWPEPEPDAGAAGKLRNPDKLPRCCEPEEDEAERPPPVPQRIHSTHRHAPAERSNSDINLQPIKIRTQRKEPTPACHVEICLDLSSTGHARVNTSDSDNDYDDVDIPSSCDPARPTLPADTDVPPHCPPSPSSGAGPTRHPPRRRGPTRGQLLQRPGRSPWCGAPGPVGAGPTPHPAHRARRSHLSASSDPTLWPGPRSEEPPVLPPRQRRNEDRMDPSQEGL; from the exons ATGCTGAGTGTGA caccagtTTGTGGCCCAGCCTGGCCTGAGCCGGAGCCTGACGCAGGAGCTGCTGGGAAGCTGCGGAACCCAGACAAGCTGCCGCGCTGCTGCGAGCCGGAGGAGGACGAGGCCGAG CGGccccccccggtgccccagcggatCCACTCCACGCACCGGCACGCCCCGGCCGAGCGCAGCAACTCCGACATCAACC TGCAGCCCATCAAGATCAGGACCCAGAGGAAGGAGCCGACGCCCGCGTGCCACGTG GAGATCTGCCTAGACCTCAGCTCCACGGGCCATGCCAG GGTCAACACGTCGGATTCAGACAACGACTACGACGACGTGGACAT CCCCAGCAGCTGTGACCCAGCCAG GCCCACGCTGCCAGCCGACACTGACgtgccaccccactgccccccaag cccAAGTTCCGGAGCCGGTCCGACGAGACACCCCCCGAGGAGACGCGGCCCCACCCGGGGGCAGCTCCTACAGCGCCCCGGCAGGTCTCCCTGGTGCGGTGCTCCAGGGCCCGTGGGAGCCGGACCCACACCCCACCCAGCACACCGAGCCCGCCGCTCCCACCTCTCGGCCAGCTCAG ATCCCACTCTGTGGCCCGGACCCCGGAGCGAGgagccccctgtcctgcccccaagACAGAGAAGAAACGAAGACAG GATGGATCCCTCTCAAGAAGGTCTTTAA